In Choloepus didactylus isolate mChoDid1 chromosome X, mChoDid1.pri, whole genome shotgun sequence, a genomic segment contains:
- the KCND1 gene encoding potassium voltage-gated channel subfamily D member 1 has protein sequence MAAGVATWLPFARAAAVGWLPLAQQPLPPAPGVKASRGDEVLVVNVSGRRFETWKNTLDRYPDTLLGSSEKEFFYDADSGEYFFDRDPDMFRHVLNFYRTGRLHCPRQECIQAFDEELAFYGLVPELVGDCCLEEYRDRKKENAERLAEDEEAEQAADGPALPAGSSLRQRLWRAFENPHTSTAALVFYYVTGFFIAVSVIANVVETIPCRGPARRPPREQPCGDRFPLAFFCMDTACVLIFTGEYLLRLFAAPSRCRFLRSVMSLIDVVAILPYYIGLFVPKNEDVSGAFVTLRVFRVFRIFKFSRHSQGLRILGYTLKSCASELGFLLFSLTMAIIIFATVMFYAEKGTNKTNFTSIPAAFWYTIVTMTTLGYGDMVPSTIAGKIFGSICSLSGVLVIALPVPVIVSNFSRIYHQNQRADKRRAQQKVRLARIRLAKSGTTNAFLQYKQNGGLEDSGEEQALYVRNRSAFEQQHHHLLHCLEKTTCHEFTDEVTFSEALGAVSLGGRTSRSTSVSSQPMGTSSLLSSCCPRRAKRRAIRLANSTASVSRGSMQELDMLAGLRRSPGPQSRSSLNAKLHESLDLNCDSRDFVAAIISIPTPPANTPDESQPSSPGGGGRASSTLRNSSLGAPCLLPETVKISSL, from the exons ATGGCGGCCGGCGTGGCCACGTGGCTGCCTTTCGCCCGCGCGGCTGCCGTGGGCTGGCTGCCCCTGGcccagcagcccctgcccccGGCGCCGGGGGTGAAAGCATCCCGCGGAGACGAGGTTCTGGTGGTGAACGTAAGCGGACGGCGCTTCGAGACGTGGAAGAACACGCTGGACCGCTATCCGGACACTCTGCTGGGCAGTTCGGAGAAGGAGTTCTTCTACGATGCCGACTCCGGCGAGTACTTTTTCGATCGCGACCCAGACATGTTCCGGCACGTGCTGAACTTCTACCGCACCGGGCGACTGCACTGTCCACGGCAGGAGTGCATCCAGGCCTTTGACGAAGAGCTGGCCTTCTACGGCCTGGTACCCGAGCTTGTGGGCGACTGCTGCCTGGAAGAGTACCGGGACCGCAAGAAGGAGAATGCCGAGCGCCTGGCGGAGGACGAGGAAGCCGAGCAGGCTGCAGACGGCCCAGCCCTGCCGGCCGGCAGCTCCCTGCGGCAGCGCCTCTGGCGCGCCTTCGAGAACCCCCACACGAGCACCGCGGCCCTCGTTTTCTACTACGTGACCGGCTTTTTCATCGCCGTGTCGGTCATTGCCAACGTGGTCGAGACCATCCCGTGCCGCGGCCCTGCCCGGCGGCCGCCGAGGGAACAGCCTTGTGGTGACCGCTTCCCGCTGGCCTTTTTCTGCATGGACACGGCGTGCGTCCTCATATTCACCGGGGAATACCTGCTGCGGCTCTTCGCGGCCCCCAGCCGTTGCCGCTTCCTGCGAAGTGTCATGAGCCTCATCGACGTGGTGGCCATCCTACCGTACTACATCGGGCTTTTCGTGCCCAAGAACGAGGATGTCTCCGGTGCCTTTGTCACCCTGCGTGTGTTCCGGGTGTTCCGTATCTTCAAGTTCTCCCGGCACTCCCAGGGCCTGCGGATTCTGGGCTACACGCTCAAGAGCTGTGCCTCTGAGTTGGgctttctcctcttttccctcaCCATGGCCATCATCATCTTCGCCACTGTCATGTTCTATGCGGAGAAGGGCACAAACAAGACTAACTTTACAAGCATCCCCGCGGCTTTCTGGTATACCATTGTCACCATGACCACGCTTGG ctatGGAGACATGGTGCCCAGTACCATTGCTGGCAAGATTTTCGGTTCCATCTGCTCACTCAGTGGTGTCTTGGTCATTGCCCTGCCCGTGCCAGTCATCGTGTCCAACTTTAGCCGCATCTACCACCAGAACCAGCGCGCTGACAAACGCCGAGCACAGCAG AAGGTGCGCTTGGCAAGGATCCGGTTGGCCAAGAGTGGCACCACCAATGCCTTCCTGCAGTACAAGCAGAACGGGGGCCTTGAG GACAGTGGGGAGGAACAGGCACTGTATGTCAGGAACCGTTCTGCTTTTGAGCAGCAACATCACCACCTGCTGCACTGTCTAGAGAAGACAACG TGCCATGAGTTCACAGATGAGGTGACCTTCAGTGAGGCCCTGGGAGCTGTCTCACTGGGGGGCCGCACCAGTCGGAGCACCTCTGTGTCCTCCCAGCCAATGGGGACCAGCAGTCTGCTGTCCTCTTGCTGCCCCCGCAGGGCCAAGCGCCGTGCCATCCGTCTGGCCAACTCCACTGCCTCGGTCAGCCGTGGCAGCATGCAGGAGCTGGACATGCTGGCCGGGCTGCGGAGGAGCCCTGGTCCTCAGAG CCGCTCAAGCCTCAATGCCAAGCTCCATGAAAGTCTTGACCTGAACTGCGACAGCCGGGACTTCGTGGCTGCCATTATCAGTATCCCTACCCCTCCTGCCAACACCCCAGATGAGAGTCAGCCTTCCTCCCCTGGCGGCGGCGGCAGGGCCAGCAGCACCCTCAGGAACTCCAGCCTGGGTGCCCCTTGCCTCCTCCCTGAGACTGTCAAGATCTCTTCCCTGTGA